In one Lolium rigidum isolate FL_2022 chromosome 3, APGP_CSIRO_Lrig_0.1, whole genome shotgun sequence genomic region, the following are encoded:
- the LOC124697543 gene encoding uncharacterized protein LOC124697543 has product MALTAFQTAEQRLPCHVEQAADAASKAVAAAAEQAVPLQEADHGGAGADQRPADRDDIWNMIQSQKPAAAPRQAPYVHAAPVRRGSSSLLTQKSLEVCTESLGSETGSDGFSDADRSCPGSDDDADCEDGANGVAARAAPARTFPPPLPSLARRTVGSLQMRQHRRDGRLVVEAVPVLSNTLFRAQRRGGRLLLSFADTAAPAAEHDEEKNTVDQEPDQQEEAEEETEEEEVQVVDRGTVVEVKVSTQPQAHNSGPRVHRSSLVINKFVGAEPVNAPEINDAGAAPPNKPSALSATAPLPEDYGTTAPPGEGKVLMTTRQRRSKQEVLNHMRRCGQLSGRLFIWEPRVATSS; this is encoded by the coding sequence ATGGCACTCACAGCCTTCCAGACCGCGGAGCAGCGCCTGCCATGCCACGTCGAGCAGGCAGCCGACGCCGCCAGcaaggccgtcgccgccgccgccgagcaggccGTGCCGCTGCAGGAGGCGGaccacggcggcgccggcgccgaccaGCGCCCGGCCGACAGGGAcgacatatggaacatgatccagTCGCAGAAGCCAGCGGCGGCCCCGAGGCAGGCGCCGTAcgtgcacgccgcgcccgtgcgcCGCGGCTCCTCCAGCCTGCTCACCCAGAAGAGCCTGGAGGTCTGCACCGAGAGCCTCGGCTCCGAGACCGGCTCCGACGGCTTCTCCGACGCCGACCGCTCCTGCccgggctccgacgacgacgccgactgcGAGGACGGCGCCAACGGGGTGGCCGCGCGCGCGGCGCCGGCCCGCACGTTCCCGCCACCGCTGCCCTCCCTGGCGCGCCGCACCGTGGGGTCTCTGCAGATGAGGCAGCACCGCCGCGACGGCCGCCTCGTCGTCGAGGCCGTCCCCGTGCTCTCCAACACTCTGTTCCGAGCGCAGCGCCGCGGCGGGCGCCTGCTGCTCTCCTTCGCCGACACCGCCGCCCCGGCCGCCGAACACGACGAGGAGAAGAACACCGTCGACCAGGAACCCGATCagcaggaggaggccgaggaggaaaccgaggaggaggaggtccaggTCGTGGACAGGGGCACCGTCGTCGAGGTCAAGGTCAGCACGCAGCCTCAGGCGCACAACAGCGGACCGCGGGTGCACCGCTCCTCGCTCGTCATCAACAAGTTCGTTGGCGCCGAGCCCGTCAACGCCCCCGAGATCAACGACGCCGGCGCTGCACCGCCCAATAAGCCTTCAGCTCTCAGCGCCACAGCTCCGCTGCCGGAGGATTACGGCACTACCGCCCCGCCGGGCGAGGGCAAGGTGCTGATGACCACGAGGCAGCGCCGGAGCAAGCAGGAGGTCCTCAACCACATGCGCCGCTGCGGGCAGCTCAGCGGCCGACTCTTCATCTGGGAGCCGCGTGTCGCCACCTCCTCTTGA